One genomic window of Pseudomonas chlororaphis subsp. piscium includes the following:
- a CDS encoding pirin family protein: MLTLRKASDRGAANHGWLKSFHTFSFANYRNPREQGFSDLLVINDDRVAAGKGFGQHPHRDMEIFSYVLEGALEHKDTLGTGSVIRPGDVQLMSAGSGVAHSEYNHSATQPVHFLQIWIVPDVSGAKPRYQQEHFSPQQKRGRLQLIISPEGTGGSLQVRQDARVYAGLIDGQESASLKLDANRYAYVHVARGSVELNGLPLQEGDGVRVRKEQALTLSKGVDAEVLVFDLRAQELPEMP; this comes from the coding sequence ATGCTGACCCTTCGCAAAGCCTCTGATCGCGGCGCCGCCAACCACGGTTGGTTGAAGTCCTTCCATACCTTTTCCTTCGCCAACTATCGCAACCCGCGGGAACAGGGTTTTTCCGACCTGCTGGTGATCAACGACGACCGGGTCGCCGCCGGCAAGGGCTTCGGCCAACACCCGCACCGGGACATGGAGATTTTCTCCTATGTGCTCGAAGGCGCCCTGGAACACAAGGACACCCTGGGCACAGGTTCGGTGATCCGTCCTGGCGACGTGCAACTGATGAGCGCTGGCAGCGGCGTGGCGCACAGCGAGTACAACCACTCGGCCACCCAGCCGGTGCACTTCCTGCAGATATGGATAGTGCCGGATGTCAGCGGCGCCAAGCCGCGTTACCAGCAGGAGCATTTCAGCCCGCAGCAAAAACGCGGCCGCCTGCAACTGATCATCTCCCCCGAGGGGACCGGGGGTTCGCTGCAGGTGCGCCAGGATGCGCGGGTCTATGCCGGGCTGATCGACGGCCAGGAAAGCGCCAGCCTGAAGCTCGACGCCAACCGCTACGCCTATGTGCATGTGGCCCGCGGATCGGTCGAGCTCAACGGCCTGCCCTTGCAGGAAGGCGATGGCGTGCGGGTCCGCAAGGAACAGGCGCTGACCTTGAGCAAGGGCGTGGATGCCGAAGTGCTGGTGTTCGATCTGCGTGCGCAGGAACTGCCAGAAATGCCTTGA
- a CDS encoding chromate resistance protein ChrB domain-containing protein has product MNNWLALILGLPTANATARMRAWRALKASGAAVLRDGAYLLPDTAACREALAAVERDILAINGTAFVLPVVDPNGERFIGLFERNEDYSKLRSEIEECRGQLTAQNALASTRQIRKLRKAYDQLASIDFFPGQPKQHTDAALQELETAVSRALSTDEPHSRDLPITLLSPGDYQGRVWATRKRPWVDRLASAWLIRRFIDPKARILWLDQPQDCPADALGFDFDDAAFSHVGNRVTFETLQASFALQQPGLDRLAALVHYLDIGGLQPVEAAGIERVLAGLRETISHDDQLLAAASAIFDGLLAEFVKEEQPHE; this is encoded by the coding sequence ATGAATAATTGGCTAGCGCTGATCCTCGGCTTACCGACCGCGAACGCAACGGCGCGCATGCGCGCCTGGCGGGCCCTGAAAGCCTCCGGGGCCGCGGTGTTGCGCGACGGTGCCTACCTGTTGCCGGACACCGCGGCCTGCCGCGAAGCGCTGGCCGCGGTTGAGCGGGACATCCTGGCCATCAATGGCACCGCCTTTGTCCTGCCCGTGGTGGACCCCAACGGCGAACGCTTTATCGGGTTGTTCGAGCGCAACGAGGACTACAGCAAGCTGCGCAGCGAAATCGAGGAGTGCCGGGGGCAACTGACGGCGCAGAATGCGCTGGCCAGCACCCGGCAGATTCGCAAGCTGCGCAAAGCCTACGATCAGCTGGCCAGCATCGATTTTTTTCCCGGCCAGCCGAAGCAGCACACCGACGCCGCCTTGCAAGAGTTGGAGACGGCGGTCAGCAGGGCCTTGTCCACGGATGAGCCACATAGCCGGGACCTGCCAATCACCCTGCTCAGCCCGGGCGACTATCAGGGTCGGGTCTGGGCGACCCGCAAGCGCCCCTGGGTCGACCGCCTGGCGAGCGCCTGGCTGATTCGCCGCTTCATCGACCCCAAGGCGCGGATCCTCTGGCTGGACCAGCCCCAGGACTGCCCGGCCGACGCCCTGGGTTTCGACTTCGATGACGCGGCGTTCAGCCATGTCGGCAACCGCGTGACCTTCGAAACCCTGCAAGCCAGTTTTGCCCTTCAGCAACCCGGCCTGGATCGTCTCGCGGCCCTGGTGCACTACCTCGATATCGGCGGCCTCCAGCCCGTGGAGGCTGCCGGTATCGAGCGGGTACTGGCCGGGCTGCGCGAAACCATCAGCCATGACGACCAGTTGCTGGCCGCTGCCAGTGCCATCTTCGACGGCCTGCTCGCCGAGTTCGTGAAAGAGGAGCAACCCCATGAGTAA
- a CDS encoding MFS transporter codes for MKQTLDSSRSAASLSPWSPLKHGLFRGLWLASIASNIGTWMHEVGAGWLMTSLSASPMTVALVQVAAAAPMFFLALPAGALADIVDKRRYLLLVQGWMASVAMLLAFLTLSGLMTVPLLLLLTLAMGIGTALMMPAWSALTPELVPAGELPAAIALSSVGTNVARAVGPAIAGVLVSLAGPWATFAVNALSFFAVIAVLACWRREPKVAVLPAERLFSAIRVGWRYARSSQPLQRVLIRTLGFFFGASAGMSLLPLIVRGELQGSATQFGVLLGSVGLGAVLGAMLLPQLRQHLAVDRLVALASVAYALVLFALAWLRDFYLLIPVMLISGGAWIAVLSSFQVAAQTSVPAWVRARALAVYILMFFGSMALGGLLWGWVASLLSMSLALSAAAAVLLAGVGLTWRVGLPQRSAEDLAPSLHWPQPLLSDDQDLERGPVMIRLEYDIAPEHAQAFQQAMNPVRRMRQRNGSFSWCLLQDSENPRLWCEVFFDESWVGHLRHHERVTRAELKIEAAARRFQSDGVKIRIRHFLKGQG; via the coding sequence ATGAAACAGACCCTCGATTCCTCCCGTAGCGCGGCCTCCCTTTCGCCCTGGAGCCCGCTCAAGCATGGCCTGTTTCGCGGGCTGTGGCTGGCCAGCATCGCCTCGAACATCGGCACCTGGATGCACGAGGTGGGCGCCGGCTGGCTGATGACCTCGCTGTCGGCCAGCCCGATGACGGTGGCGCTGGTGCAGGTGGCCGCCGCGGCGCCGATGTTTTTCCTCGCGCTGCCGGCGGGGGCGCTGGCCGATATCGTCGACAAGCGCCGTTACCTGTTGCTGGTGCAGGGCTGGATGGCCAGCGTCGCCATGCTGTTGGCGTTCCTGACCCTCAGCGGCCTGATGACGGTGCCCTTGTTGCTGCTGTTGACCCTGGCCATGGGCATCGGCACGGCCCTGATGATGCCGGCCTGGTCGGCCCTGACCCCGGAACTGGTGCCCGCCGGCGAATTGCCCGCGGCCATCGCCTTGAGCAGCGTCGGGACCAACGTGGCGCGCGCCGTGGGCCCGGCCATCGCCGGGGTCCTGGTGAGCCTGGCCGGGCCCTGGGCGACCTTCGCGGTGAATGCGCTGTCGTTCTTTGCGGTGATCGCCGTGCTCGCCTGCTGGCGGCGCGAGCCAAAGGTCGCGGTGTTGCCGGCGGAGCGGCTGTTCAGTGCGATCCGCGTGGGCTGGCGCTACGCCCGCAGTTCCCAGCCGCTGCAACGGGTACTGATTCGCACCCTGGGGTTTTTCTTCGGTGCCAGCGCCGGCATGTCCTTGCTGCCGTTGATCGTGCGCGGCGAGCTGCAGGGCAGCGCCACCCAGTTCGGCGTGTTGCTCGGCAGCGTCGGCCTTGGCGCGGTGCTGGGGGCGATGCTGTTGCCGCAGCTGCGCCAGCACCTGGCGGTGGATCGCCTGGTGGCGCTGGCCAGCGTGGCCTACGCCCTGGTGCTGTTCGCCCTGGCCTGGCTGCGTGACTTCTATCTATTGATCCCGGTGATGCTGATCAGCGGCGGCGCCTGGATCGCCGTACTCTCGAGTTTCCAGGTGGCGGCCCAGACCTCGGTGCCGGCCTGGGTGCGGGCGCGAGCGCTGGCGGTGTATATCCTGATGTTCTTCGGCAGCATGGCCCTGGGCGGGTTGCTCTGGGGCTGGGTGGCCAGCCTGTTGTCCATGAGCCTTGCCCTGAGCGCGGCGGCAGCAGTTTTGCTGGCCGGGGTCGGGCTGACCTGGCGGGTCGGCTTGCCCCAGCGCAGCGCCGAAGACCTGGCGCCGTCGCTGCACTGGCCGCAACCGCTGCTCAGTGACGACCAGGACCTGGAGCGCGGCCCGGTGATGATCCGCCTGGAATACGACATCGCCCCCGAACACGCCCAGGCCTTTCAGCAGGCGATGAACCCGGTGCGGCGCATGCGCCAGCGCAACGGCTCGTTTTCCTGGTGCCTGCTGCAGGACAGCGAAAACCCGCGCCTGTGGTGTGAAGTGTTCTTCGACGAGTCCTGGGTCGGTCACCTGCGTCACCATGAGCGGGTAACCCGCGCCGAACTGAAGATCGAGGCGGCCGCCCGCCGCTTCCAGAGCGACGGGGTGAAGATCCGGATCCGCCATTTCCTCAAGGGGCAGGGCTGA
- a CDS encoding MFS transporter, with amino-acid sequence MLKILANQTYRHLFLAQVIALVGTGLATVALGLLAFDLAGAQAGAVLGTALAIKMTAYIGVAPIAAAFAERLPRRAMLVSLDLVRALVALALPFVTEVWQIYALIFVLQSASAAFTPTFQATIPDILPDEDDYTQALSLSRLAYDLESVASPMLAAALLTVVSFHSLFAGTVIGFLASAALVSTVLLPKAKLTPRRSVYERTTRGLRIFLATPRLRGLLALNLTVAAASAMVIVNTVVLVQSRFALPQRSTALALAAFGGGSMIAALVLPRLLKDIKDRTAMLFGGGILVAGLAIGINLTTYNFLLPLWMVLGVGYSLAQTPSGRLLRRSAHAEDRPALFAAQFALSHACWLMTYPLAGWLGADISLTASFVGLAVVAGSAWAISILIWRPVHDQESIRHTHENLPVGHAHLDGQNGLDHEHPYVIDDQHRRWPNS; translated from the coding sequence ATGCTGAAAATCCTGGCCAACCAAACCTACCGTCACCTGTTCCTGGCCCAGGTAATTGCGTTGGTAGGTACCGGCCTTGCAACCGTAGCTTTGGGCTTGCTGGCCTTCGACCTTGCGGGCGCCCAAGCAGGTGCGGTCCTGGGTACGGCGTTGGCGATCAAAATGACTGCCTACATCGGCGTTGCACCGATTGCAGCTGCTTTTGCAGAACGCCTCCCTCGGCGCGCGATGCTGGTTTCGCTGGATCTGGTGCGAGCGCTGGTCGCCCTTGCTTTGCCGTTCGTGACAGAGGTCTGGCAAATCTACGCATTGATTTTCGTCCTGCAGTCGGCCTCGGCTGCGTTCACCCCAACGTTCCAGGCGACCATTCCGGACATCCTGCCGGATGAGGACGATTACACCCAGGCTTTGTCTCTATCGCGCCTGGCCTACGATCTTGAGAGCGTCGCCAGTCCGATGCTCGCCGCCGCGTTGCTGACCGTGGTCAGCTTCCACAGTCTGTTCGCCGGCACTGTCATTGGTTTTCTCGCTTCGGCGGCCCTGGTCTCGACAGTGTTGCTGCCGAAGGCAAAGCTGACGCCACGCCGCAGTGTTTACGAGCGAACCACCCGCGGCTTGCGCATTTTCCTGGCGACGCCTCGCTTGCGCGGGCTGTTGGCGCTGAACCTGACGGTAGCGGCGGCCAGTGCCATGGTCATCGTCAATACGGTGGTGCTGGTCCAATCGCGCTTCGCTTTGCCTCAGCGCTCCACTGCACTGGCACTGGCTGCGTTCGGCGGTGGCTCCATGATTGCTGCGCTGGTGTTGCCTCGTTTGTTGAAAGACATCAAGGATCGGACAGCCATGCTGTTTGGCGGAGGAATATTGGTCGCGGGACTGGCCATTGGCATCAACCTGACCACCTACAATTTCCTGCTACCGCTATGGATGGTGCTTGGCGTGGGCTATTCCCTGGCGCAGACCCCAAGCGGCAGGCTACTACGTCGCTCGGCGCACGCCGAAGACCGCCCGGCGCTGTTTGCCGCCCAGTTTGCTCTATCCCATGCCTGCTGGCTGATGACCTACCCATTGGCTGGGTGGCTGGGTGCCGATATCAGCCTCACCGCGTCGTTTGTCGGGCTCGCTGTGGTGGCCGGTAGCGCATGGGCGATCAGCATCCTGATCTGGCGTCCTGTACATGATCAGGAGTCGATCAGACACACCCATGAGAATCTTCCAGTCGGTCACGCTCACCTCGACGGCCAGAATGGTCTGGATCACGAGCATCCGTACGTGATCGACGACCAGCACCGCCGGTGGCCCAATAGCTGA
- the chrA gene encoding chromate efflux transporter: MSKVSESALETDPPRPEPIGLREAFWFWLKLGFISFGGPAGQISIMHQELVERRRWISERRFLHALNYCMLLPGPEAQQLATYIGWLMHRTWGGVIAGALFVLPSLFILIALSWLYIAFGEVPVVAGLFYGIKPAVTAIVVQAAHRIGSRALKNPWLWAIAAASFTAIFAFNVPFPLIVLGAALIGYLGGRLVPEKFKVGGHGAAKKSFGPALIDDDTPSPEHARFSWLKLALLAIVGALLWTLPMAALTALFGWQGTLTQMGWFFTKAALLTFGGAYAVLPYVYQGAVGHYGWLTPTQMIDGLALGETTPGPLIMVVAFVGFVGAYVSQVFGANQVFLAGAVAAALVTWFTFLPSFLFILAGGPLVESTHNELKFTAPLTGITAAVVGVILNLACFFGYHVLWPNGFSGALDWPSALIAIAAAVALFRFKRGVIQVLMACALAGLAVHLLR, from the coding sequence ATGAGTAAGGTTTCCGAGTCGGCGCTTGAAACGGATCCGCCGAGGCCCGAGCCGATCGGTTTGCGCGAGGCCTTCTGGTTCTGGCTCAAGCTCGGCTTCATCAGCTTTGGCGGGCCCGCGGGGCAGATTTCGATCATGCACCAGGAACTGGTGGAACGCCGGCGCTGGATTTCCGAGCGGCGCTTCCTGCACGCCCTCAACTACTGCATGTTGCTGCCCGGGCCCGAGGCCCAGCAACTGGCGACCTACATCGGCTGGCTGATGCATCGGACCTGGGGCGGCGTGATTGCCGGCGCGCTGTTCGTATTGCCTTCGCTGTTCATCCTGATCGCCTTGTCCTGGCTGTACATCGCCTTCGGTGAAGTACCGGTGGTGGCCGGGCTGTTCTATGGCATCAAGCCCGCGGTGACGGCAATAGTCGTGCAGGCGGCGCACCGGATCGGCTCGCGGGCCCTGAAGAACCCTTGGCTGTGGGCGATAGCCGCGGCGTCATTCACCGCGATCTTCGCCTTCAATGTGCCGTTTCCGCTGATCGTGCTGGGGGCCGCCTTGATCGGTTACCTCGGCGGTCGCCTGGTGCCCGAGAAGTTCAAGGTCGGCGGGCATGGCGCGGCTAAAAAGTCCTTCGGCCCGGCCTTGATCGATGACGACACCCCCTCCCCCGAACATGCCCGTTTCAGTTGGCTGAAACTCGCGCTGCTGGCAATCGTCGGCGCCCTGTTGTGGACCTTGCCGATGGCGGCGCTGACCGCGCTGTTCGGCTGGCAAGGCACCTTGACCCAGATGGGCTGGTTCTTCACCAAGGCCGCCTTGCTGACCTTCGGCGGTGCCTATGCCGTGCTGCCGTATGTCTATCAGGGCGCGGTGGGTCACTACGGCTGGCTGACCCCGACGCAGATGATCGACGGCCTGGCCCTGGGGGAAACCACCCCCGGGCCGCTGATCATGGTGGTGGCCTTCGTCGGCTTCGTCGGGGCTTATGTCTCGCAAGTGTTTGGCGCCAACCAGGTGTTCCTGGCCGGGGCGGTCGCGGCGGCGCTGGTCACCTGGTTCACCTTCCTGCCTTCGTTCCTGTTCATCCTCGCCGGCGGCCCGCTGGTGGAATCGACCCACAACGAGCTCAAGTTCACCGCGCCGCTCACCGGGATCACCGCCGCGGTGGTCGGGGTGATCCTCAACCTGGCGTGTTTCTTCGGTTACCACGTGCTGTGGCCGAACGGCTTCAGCGGCGCCCTCGACTGGCCTTCGGCGCTGATCGCGATTGCCGCGGCGGTTGCCCTGTTCCGCTTCAAGCGCGGCGTGATCCAGGTGCTGATGGCCTGTGCGCTGGCGGGCCTGGCCGTGCACCTGCTGCGTTAG
- a CDS encoding chromate resistance protein ChrB domain-containing protein: MRWITRDRPKIDRIACPWLITRFIDPQAEFLYVPSTDVLRIAAEKDAAPYDIPGVELSHEGELCSFDAFLKKYRLSEPALQHLARIVRGADTSRLDLTPQSAGLYAISLGLSQRYGDDHEMLAHGLILYDALYAWCKDCQGESHNWPPRI, encoded by the coding sequence ATGAGGTGGATTACCCGCGACCGACCCAAGATCGACCGCATCGCCTGTCCCTGGTTGATCACCCGCTTCATCGATCCTCAGGCGGAGTTTTTATACGTGCCCAGCACCGATGTGCTGCGGATCGCCGCGGAGAAAGACGCGGCGCCCTACGACATACCCGGTGTTGAACTGAGCCACGAGGGTGAGCTGTGCAGCTTCGATGCCTTCCTGAAGAAGTACCGACTCAGCGAGCCGGCCTTGCAGCATCTGGCCAGGATCGTGCGCGGGGCCGATACCTCGCGCCTGGACCTGACCCCGCAATCGGCGGGGTTGTACGCGATTTCACTGGGCCTGTCGCAGCGCTATGGCGATGACCATGAAATGCTCGCCCACGGCCTGATCCTGTACGACGCGCTCTACGCCTGGTGCAAGGATTGCCAGGGCGAATCCCATAACTGGCCTCCACGGATATGA
- a CDS encoding metal-sensing transcriptional repressor produces MSEHEHNHPHTHQSHEAIIKRLKRADGHLRSIIGMIEEGRECVEIAQQLHAVEKAVCQAKRTLIQDHIDHCLEDTVSSLSNSSLSNGERAPLEAFKQITKYL; encoded by the coding sequence ATGAGTGAGCACGAACACAACCATCCCCATACCCACCAAAGCCATGAAGCGATCATCAAGCGTCTCAAGCGGGCGGACGGCCATCTGCGCAGCATCATCGGCATGATCGAGGAAGGTCGTGAGTGCGTGGAAATCGCCCAGCAGTTGCATGCGGTGGAAAAAGCGGTGTGCCAGGCCAAGCGCACGTTGATCCAGGATCACATCGATCACTGCCTGGAGGACACCGTTTCGTCATTGAGCAATTCATCATTGAGCAATGGCGAGCGCGCACCGCTGGAAGCCTTCAAGCAAATAACCAAGTACCTCTAG
- a CDS encoding YHYH domain-containing protein codes for MSMEQALMKLSAILIAAVLSTTSVAAFAHSGGTDAKGCHRNHKSNDYHCH; via the coding sequence ATGAGCATGGAGCAAGCCCTGATGAAACTGTCTGCCATTCTGATAGCCGCTGTACTCTCGACAACTTCCGTCGCCGCCTTCGCCCATAGCGGTGGCACTGATGCCAAAGGTTGTCATCGCAACCACAAGAGCAACGATTACCACTGCCACTAA
- a CDS encoding hydrolase has protein sequence MSIRELLNPSNSALILIDHQPQMSFGVQSIDRQTLKNNTVGLAKAAKIFNVPTIFTSVETESFSGYIWPELLSVFPDHQPIERTSMNSWEDKKLVEAVKATGRKKLIMAALWTEVCLNFPALEALAEGYEVYIVTDASGGTTQEAHDMSVQRMIQAGAVPVTWQQVLLEFQRDWAHKETYDAVMDLVREHSGAYGMGVDYAYTMVHKAPQRQVK, from the coding sequence ATGTCTATCCGTGAACTGCTGAACCCAAGCAACTCCGCCCTGATCCTGATCGACCACCAGCCACAGATGTCCTTCGGCGTGCAGTCGATCGATCGCCAGACCCTGAAGAACAACACCGTGGGCCTGGCCAAGGCGGCGAAGATCTTCAACGTGCCGACCATCTTCACCTCGGTGGAAACCGAGAGCTTCAGCGGCTACATCTGGCCGGAACTGCTTAGCGTGTTCCCCGATCACCAGCCGATCGAGCGCACCTCGATGAACTCCTGGGAAGACAAGAAACTGGTGGAAGCGGTCAAGGCCACCGGGCGCAAGAAGCTGATCATGGCTGCGCTGTGGACCGAGGTCTGCCTGAACTTCCCGGCCCTGGAAGCCCTGGCCGAAGGCTATGAGGTGTACATCGTCACCGACGCTTCCGGCGGTACCACCCAGGAAGCCCATGACATGTCGGTGCAGCGCATGATCCAGGCCGGCGCGGTGCCTGTGACCTGGCAGCAAGTGCTGCTCGAGTTCCAGCGCGACTGGGCGCACAAGGAAACCTACGACGCGGTGATGGACCTGGTGCGCGAGCACAGCGGCGCCTACGGCATGGGCGTGGACTATGCCTACACCATGGTGCACAAGGCCCCGCAACGTCAGGTCAAGTAA
- a CDS encoding ATP-binding protein, which yields MNSIRDLHGDGLLRFGPYVFHLRQRLILDGDRPLRMGGRALDILRVLVERAGQVVSKDELIARVWPTSVVEDINLRVHIAALRRALGEGQDGRGYIVNIPQRGYCFSAPVLHEAQEQPVALVSLHKPQHNLPVRLTPVTGRDSVVGSLVRQLPVRRFMTLVGPAGIGKTTVALRVAELLLQHYRDGVWFIDLAAIDDPAQLVEHLRHNLELDAGLEALATQHALLVLDNCEHLLERCRAVVEQLLASAPQLSILATSREPLRASGETVHGLAALSVPPASSLHSVAEVMSHSAVQLFVSRARACQQGFALREQDLAAVREICRRLDGLPLAIELAAAQIDALALVGLQAQLDNCFQLLTQGRRTAVARHQTLKSALDWSYRRLSPLEQSLLQRLAVFDMAFTVQAATDVISCAVLRPECVAEVMARLARKSLLVVEPGQGTTHYRFLNTTRAYALEKLERSGQLRVFERRHAHAIGKARWLSVRKVSLQLIEQFTDAS from the coding sequence ATGAACAGCATCAGAGATTTGCACGGCGACGGGCTGCTGCGGTTCGGCCCCTACGTCTTCCACCTGCGGCAGCGGCTGATCCTCGACGGCGATCGGCCGTTGCGCATGGGCGGGCGCGCCCTGGATATCCTGCGGGTGCTGGTCGAGCGCGCCGGCCAGGTGGTGAGCAAGGACGAATTGATCGCCCGCGTCTGGCCGACCTCGGTGGTCGAGGACATCAACCTGCGCGTGCACATCGCCGCCCTGCGCCGCGCCCTCGGCGAGGGCCAGGACGGGCGAGGCTACATCGTCAATATTCCGCAGCGCGGTTATTGCTTCAGCGCCCCGGTGCTGCATGAGGCGCAGGAGCAGCCGGTCGCGCTGGTGAGCCTGCACAAGCCCCAGCACAACCTGCCGGTACGGCTGACCCCGGTCACCGGCCGCGACTCGGTGGTCGGCAGCCTGGTCCGGCAGTTGCCGGTGCGCCGGTTCATGACCCTGGTCGGCCCGGCGGGGATCGGCAAGACCACGGTCGCGCTGCGGGTCGCCGAGCTGCTGTTGCAGCACTACCGCGACGGTGTGTGGTTCATCGACCTGGCGGCCATCGACGACCCGGCGCAACTGGTCGAGCACTTGAGGCACAACCTTGAACTGGACGCCGGCCTGGAGGCATTGGCAACGCAACATGCCTTGCTGGTGCTGGACAATTGCGAGCACCTGCTCGAACGCTGCCGGGCCGTGGTCGAGCAGTTGCTGGCCTCGGCGCCACAGCTGTCGATCCTGGCCACCAGTCGCGAACCGCTGCGAGCCTCGGGGGAAACCGTGCATGGCCTGGCGGCCCTGTCGGTGCCGCCGGCTTCGTCGTTGCACAGCGTGGCGGAGGTCATGAGCCATTCGGCGGTGCAGTTGTTCGTCAGCCGCGCCCGGGCCTGCCAGCAGGGTTTTGCCTTGCGGGAACAGGACCTGGCAGCGGTGCGCGAAATCTGTCGGCGGCTCGATGGCTTGCCGTTGGCCATCGAACTGGCGGCGGCGCAGATCGACGCGCTGGCGCTGGTGGGGCTGCAAGCGCAGCTGGACAACTGCTTCCAACTGCTGACCCAGGGCCGGCGCACCGCCGTGGCCCGGCACCAGACGCTCAAGTCCGCCCTGGACTGGAGCTATCGGCGCCTGAGCCCATTGGAGCAGAGCCTGTTGCAGCGCCTGGCGGTGTTCGACATGGCTTTCACTGTGCAGGCCGCCACCGACGTTATCAGCTGCGCGGTGCTGCGGCCCGAGTGCGTGGCCGAGGTGATGGCGCGGCTGGCGCGCAAATCGCTGCTGGTGGTGGAGCCCGGCCAGGGCACGACGCATTACCGCTTTCTCAACACCACCCGCGCCTATGCGCTGGAGAAGCTGGAACGCAGCGGGCAGCTGCGGGTGTTCGAAAGGCGGCATGCCCACGCCATCGGCAAGGCGCGCTGGCTGTCAGTCAGGAAGGTCTCGCTGCAGCTCATCGAGCAATTCACGGACGCGAGTTAG
- a CDS encoding GlxA family transcriptional regulator, protein MKTVAMVLFPDFLLLDMAGPMEVFSIANRYLEPKDHYQLSTIGTEHGALRASNGVSVQADVHIDQAHDSYDLLLVPGGPGAYNERHPPLLDWLAGAVRRSAVYGSICTGAFILGHAGLLDGYRVTTHWHYTERLIRAFPKATVETDQIFVEDRNLITSGGVTAGIDLALAVVARDHGKKVAQDVAKVLLVVMKRQGGQAQFSPLTAAVAPQETPVTRVQNHVLERLDEAFSIERMASLANMSTRHFARVFAREVNMTPMEFLQSARIDRARNLLESSDLPLKTVAYKSGFGSVRHMRFLFGEKLGLTPTQYREQFS, encoded by the coding sequence ATGAAAACCGTGGCAATGGTGCTGTTTCCAGACTTTCTCCTGCTCGATATGGCCGGGCCCATGGAGGTGTTTTCCATCGCCAACCGTTACCTGGAGCCGAAGGACCATTACCAGCTCTCGACGATCGGTACCGAGCACGGCGCGTTGCGCGCTTCCAACGGCGTCAGCGTCCAGGCCGATGTGCATATCGACCAGGCGCACGATAGCTATGACCTGCTGCTGGTGCCCGGGGGACCGGGGGCCTACAACGAAAGGCACCCACCCTTGCTCGACTGGTTGGCGGGGGCCGTGCGCCGCTCGGCCGTCTATGGCTCGATCTGCACCGGGGCCTTCATCCTCGGGCATGCCGGCTTGCTCGACGGGTACCGGGTGACGACCCACTGGCACTACACCGAACGCCTGATCCGGGCCTTCCCCAAGGCGACAGTGGAGACCGACCAGATCTTCGTCGAGGACCGCAACCTGATCACCTCGGGCGGGGTCACCGCCGGCATCGACCTGGCACTGGCGGTGGTCGCCCGGGACCACGGCAAGAAAGTCGCCCAGGACGTGGCCAAGGTGTTGCTGGTGGTGATGAAACGCCAGGGCGGGCAGGCCCAGTTCAGCCCGCTGACGGCCGCGGTGGCGCCGCAGGAAACGCCAGTGACCCGGGTGCAGAATCATGTGCTCGAACGCCTGGACGAAGCCTTCAGCATCGAGCGCATGGCCAGCCTGGCGAACATGAGCACGCGGCATTTCGCCCGGGTGTTCGCCCGGGAAGTGAACATGACACCCATGGAGTTCCTGCAAAGCGCGAGGATCGACCGTGCACGGAACCTGCTGGAGAGCAGCGACCTGCCGCTCAAGACCGTGGCCTACAAAAGTGGCTTCGGCAGCGTGCGGCACATGCGCTTCCTGTTCGGTGAAAAGCTCGGCCTGACCCCCACCCAGTACCGCGAACAGTTCAGCTAG